CACAACTTGGTCATTGATGAATAAACCAATCAATGCACCAGCTTGTGGAGTGATAGCTGCTTTAGCAAAACCTTCAGCTTCAACTTTTAAAGCTTCATCACGTGCAAGGCTTGCACCCGCTTGTAATGAATCAAGTAATAATTTTGGAGCAGGGTATTGAGCAGGGTTTGCTTTAGCAAGTACAGCACCTTTTGCTGTGTTGAACGCCATCATTTGTTCAAGCGGGTTCAATTTTACAGCATCAAGTTTTTCTTGGCGTTTTGCTTTCCAGTTTAAACGACCAGAAATCGCTTGTTTAACCAAGTCAGTTGCAGCATCAAGTAATTTGTCCTCAGCGACAACCGCATCTACAGCACCATCTTTAAGTGCAGCAGCCGGTTTTTTAGGAACAGCCATCGCCATCCATTCAACTGCATTGTCGATACCAATCACGCGGCTTAGACGAACACTACCACCGAAACCAGGGTAAATACCGAGTTTGATTTCTGGTAAACCTACTTGTGCAGTTTCTGACATCACGCGATAGTCACAAACTAAACACATTTCAAAGCCACCACCTAAAGCCATGCCATTAATAGCAGCAACTTTCGGAAGATCTAAATCTTCAAAGCTATTGAAGATTTCGTGAACAGGCATAAGCCAGTCAACAATCGCTTTTTCGCCTTGTGCGAAGTTTTCACCAAATTCAGTAATGTCTGCACCAACGATAAATGTTGATTTGCCTGAGGTAACAACTAAGCCTTTAATATCGTTATTGGCTTTTACCGCAGCAATAGCAGCTTGGAAATCTTCAATTGTTGCACGGTTAAATTTATTGACCGACTCACCTTGTAAGTCAAAGCGGAATTCTGCAATTCCGTCCGCAAGCATTTGGACGGTAATGGCATTGCCAGCGTGGATCATGCCTGATCTCCTTAGTTTTGGAGGATTTCTAAGTTGATGTTATGAAGCGTGTGTACAGCTCCGGTACACATTTATGCTTCGCTAATCTTACGATAACTATATCTAAAAAGAAGCCAACAAGTTGTATCAAGCCGTGACGCAAGGGTCATCTTATTTTCTGTTAAATTAATACCAGTTAAATGCATAAAGGAAATCATACACATAGCGAAGGGCTAAAGGCTTTTGTTTTAATTTAAGTTTTTGTTGATAAAAGATTTAAACCGTTAATTTTTTATATAAAAAGAGAGGATTTAAGAAAGTTAATTTCTTGTCAAAAAAGTCAATTGTTTAGTAACACTGTTTAAAAAACTGGACGATGAGTTCACAAAATTTTAGTTACTTGTGATTGTAGAAAAATAAGTAATGTTTTTTATTTTTATAGACTTAATACTTCCCGATCGATTAGATCGTTTTTTACATTCGCTTTTTATAAGTCAATTTTGTTAAAATTTGCGCCAATTAAATAATCTTCCGGCTTTCATTGCCTTGGAAAATCAAGGTAAGGTTGCCCTAAACTTTTGAAAGAGTAGCAATATGATTAAGTGGATCATATTAGCGATTTTTGTGATATCGGCATTGTATATCCAATATCGCGGCAAAGTGCGTCACTCGTTTTATCGTCAATTTTTTGACCATTCAACCTTGCTCGCACCGATTAACTTTTTAATGTACATCTTTTCAAAGGTACCGAATCAGCCTTATATCGACACTCAACACTTTAAAGATTTACAAGTGTTGGATGAAAATTGGGAAATGATTCGAGATGAAGCGAAAGCTTTATATGACCAAGGTGGGATTAAAGCATCAAGTACCTATAATGACTTAGGTTTTAACTCGTTCTTTAAAACGGGTTGGAAACGGTTTTATCTTAAATGGTATGAGTCGAGTCATCCTTCGGCTGCTGAGCTTTGTCCAAAAACGACTGCATTACTCAAAACCTTGCCAACTATTAAAGCGGCAATGTTTACCGAGCTTGCCCCTGACAGCCGTTTGGTTAGACACCGTGACCCGTATGCAGGTTCACTTCGTTATCATTTAGGTTTAATTACTCCAAATGATGATCGTTGTTTTATTGATGTAGACGGTGAAAAATACTCTTGGCGTGATGGTCAAAGTGTTGTGTTTGATGAAACTTATATTCACTATGCTGAAAATAAGACTGATCAAAACCGTATCATTTTCTTTGCAGACGTTGAACGTCCGATGAAAGTCAAATGGATGGCGCGTTTCAATCACTGGTTTGGTCGTAATGTTATGACTGCTGCGAGTTCACCGAATGAAACAGGTGACCAAACAGGCGGTCTCAATAAAGCGTTTGGTTATGTTTATCAAATTCGTATTAAAGCCAAAGCATTAAAAGCGAAAAACCGTAAGCTATATTACTTCTTGAAATGGTTCCTCATGCTTGGGATTTTCTTCCTGATTTTTGTTCGACCTTATGTGTTTTAATTAAAGCACCTGAAATAAAAATTCTGCGTGATTGAACTAAGCCACACCTTCGAGTGTGGTTTTTTTGTGGGAAATTTTCTGTGAGGTCTCTGTGTCACAACAGACTTTAATCTTTTGCGCTGATTTAAAGTAAAACACCATTGCAACACAGAGATAAAGGAGCTAAGCCAAACGCTTAGCCCAGACTACTTTTGTCACATCGCTGCATGGTGCTCAAAAAAGTAGGGGCAAAGTCCTGTGGGAGAACAGGACTTTGCAAACTGACATGTTTAAGGGTCTGCATGAGCTTAGGGGAGTAGGCTTGTTTAAGACGCTGATAAATACAGTCACAACTGGTTTTGCTGTGCTCACCCGTTAGGCAAATTTTTTCAAACTCCTGCTGCGTGTGTAAATTGCAACCCGAAATGCCCAAGCGACCTAGAACTAAACTAAAAGTTAAAATAGATTTATAAGTTTTCATATTATTCTCATAATGATTTATATCTATGAGTGGAATAAAAATATAATGGGTTTAAATGATTAAAATAAAATTTAGGTAATAATTAATCCTCCTAAAAATATAGGAAAATAAAATAATTAAAATTTTAAAATAAAAATAATTTATAGATATAAAAAATAAGGCGTAAAACCAAATTTTAAATAAATAAAATAATTAAATGAGAGAGAAAATGAGTTTGAATAATGGCATGGCCAACTCCTTAAAAATGGAGTCCTACCACCAAATCACCGTCAATTGATTAGGGTGGTAGAACGAAAGGGGGTTAGCAGACTGGACTCGTAGAAACCAGCACGCGCGAGGCGTCCCCCTCCCGTCCTACCGCAAAGAAAAGGGGACGCAAGGGTCTAACGACTTATAGTAGAACTATAATCCGCTACGAGTTACGGTCTGCTAAAACCGTCTGGCAATGTAGGCCAGCAAGGAGATAATAATAGTTAAAATGAAAAGCGTCAATTATTAAAAAGGGTTTTTGTTTAAAATAAATGTGGTTTATTTTTTATTAAATTTTTTTATTTTAAATATTCTTTATGAAATATTTATAATGTTTAAAAATTCTAATTAATCTAAAATATTACATATAATAAAATTGATTAGATATATTTCTCTTTGTTATGATCCCGCCACTTCATGATAATAACAGGCTTAAAATGGCAACTCCCTATATAACGATAGGCTGCCCGACTACTGGTGGAGGGCAAGTAATTTCAGGGAACAGCATGTTCCTTATAGAAGGTATTGCAATTTCTTGTGTCGGTGATAAGGCGACATGTCCAACTCATAAAGTTACGGCTACGATCGTATCTGGCGACCCTCACATGAATATTTTGGGCAAACTGGCTGCGCGTGCTGGAGATAGTTTGTCTTGCGGCTGTAAGCTTTTACCAAAGCAAAGTTTAGTGGTTCAAGATAATGGGGGTGGTTCGACCTCTAACGCTATACCTACTAAGAATTTTCAACCTAGTCATATAAAAGAATTTGGACAAAAATTTTTGATTATTGATGAAACAACATCTGAGCCATTAGCTCATGTTAATTATGAAATTCATAAAAATGGTGAATTGTTTTCAAAAGGGGTTACTGATGAACAAGGATACACCCAGTTTATATCTGGCACTGAAAATGAAGAAATCGAATTAAAAATTGTTGTAGAGGATAAAAGTCATGAACACTGTTGTAAGCCTTAGAGCTAAATTACAGAGTAAGGATTTTATTGAAAAAAATCCAACTACTGTAACTGTAAATACACGTAGAAAATTGACAAGCGGAGAAATTACTCTTGCTAAGACGATGTTTAAAGAAGCAATAGACTACACTAAAGTTGAAATTATTCGTGGAGGTTTATTTTCAATTCCAACTATGAGTAAGAATGCTATGACCCCATTTGGTAGTATTCATTTACCAAATGAAGATTATGATAATGTTAAAGATTTCTCGCAGGATCGAAAAGCCACGAATAAAATATGGTTCATTCATGAAATGGCCCATGTGTGGCAGTATCAATTAGGATTAAATACAGCACTTCGAGGACTCGAAATAGGTGTGAGAGGTGGTTACAGTGATGCTAAAGCTTATGATTATGATCTAGCTAACGATGATCAAGGTAAAAAATTTAATCAGTTTAATTTTGAACAACAAGCTGAGATTATTAGTCACTACTTTGATGCTTATTATTTATCTATTCAAGGACATAATTACCCAGTCTTACACAATAAAAATGTTATGCAAAAAACTGCTTTAAAAGATGTTTTGAATGAGTTTCTGGTTAATCCATCTGATAAAAAATTGCTATCACAGAACTATGGAAGTCTCTATTACAATCATGAGCCCAAAAGGTATTGATGATGAATAAATATATATTATTAATCTTCTTAATGATGCCATTTTCTATCTTTGCAAACTCAAATCCATATAGAGGTGGTGAAGTAAATATAGAAATAAAAAATGAAACGCCATGCTTTTATATTAATGATATGGAGCAAAAGGGTATATTTAGTATTGTTTTATTAAATTTATCTAGAAATAGTAAAGATTATTGGAGTTATGACAGTTCTTTTGACAAGAGTTATCCAACAAAAAACAATTGTGTTGTTCTTAATGAAAAGAACTTTAATGGCTTTAAATCTTTAAAGGAGAATACTCCTTACAGTGTAACGTTGGGAGGAGTAAAAACAGCTTACAATAGGAATTTTTGTATTACACGCATATCTAAAAAGATTGTGATACAAGATTTTAGAGCAGCACAGTGTGTAGATCGAAAATCTAGTTTTTGGGATAATTTAAAAAATTACTTTCATAAGTGATCAAATTATTGATTAATAAAATCTTTTAAAATGGTGTGTTTGGTACAGCTACATCAGTGGCAAGACGTAAAATATGAAATAGTAGAGAGCACTATTTATTATTTTTATATAGCCACTAATATTATAGAAACATGCCATTTCATGAATATGTCGCACCATATGCAGGCAAATGTTGTGTTTTTCAGCGAAATGGTGGTAGATATTATAATTAAGACATGGAAAGGTGAGCCCTTAACGCTATAAGATATTTTTTATACTTTTAAAACGATGACTGCTGTTGTGGGACGTATTTATTTAAAATTTTAGGTGAATTTTATATTAATTATTGGGATGATAATGGGGTTGGTAAATATATACCTTTCTTGTACTTAATAAATTTAAAATTTGTGTGGAATATAAATGAATACGGTGATGAAACAAGCTTTAGTAATAGCTACATTCAGTGCAGCAGTAATATTAACTGGGTGTGGTAAATCTAAGCCAGAGCCAAAATCAAAAACAGACAAAGTTGAGGCAATTTCAGATTGGAGCTGTACGCACCCTGACAATTTAAATCAGATTCAAACCTCTTTGAAAAAAGAATATTTGAAGCAAATCGAGCGTAGTTTAAGACAAAGTCAATATCAGGTTGATGCGGATATACTTAATAAAATTAATCAAGGTTTAAAGTTTGAAATTAAAAATATTCGCACTTTACCATTAGAAGATGAAAGCCAAAAAAATACACAGTTAAGTTGTCAAAGCCAATTGGTCGTTTCATTGCCGAAAGGTTTACAACAGCGCGCAGAAAAAGCATATCTTGAAGCACAACAGCATGATAGTGATGAGGTATATACACTCAATGACTATTTTTCAGATAATGAATCACCTTTGACCCTTGAAAATGACCAATTGAAAGGAGAGTTTTTTTATAACATTACAAAAACAGATAAAGAGGGTTTGGTGTTCGACTTACCTAGTCAAAATACTGTCATAGATGGTGTGGTCTTTGTTGCAACTAAAGCTGTGCAATACGCGGCTTATGTGGAAGAAAATCAGCGTTATGAAAAAAGTCGTGTAGAAGATGATAAGCAATCTGCAGAAAACCTTGCTGCACAAACTGAATTGGCACAGAAAGCCATGGATGTCCGTAAAAAAGAGTTGGATACTGAAAAATCCAAGCAAGTCGAACGCTTAAATCAGACTTGGGATAAATTGAGTACTGAGAAAAAAACTCAATTTAAACAGGATCAATCAGACTGGTTTGAGAAACGTGATGTTGAGTGTAAGGTGCTTGCACAGAAAAGTGTTCATGACATTCCTGAAAAAGATTTAGAAACCTACCAAAAACAATCTGATTACTGGACTGCTGACATGCGTAAGCAAAACCAAGAGATGCAATATACACAGTGCTTTATTCAAAAAACTATAGAGCGAACAGTTTATTTAAATAATTTAAATTAATCTAAAACTGCTTATAAGTGCCTGGTCAATTGTATTTAAATAAATGTGATTGACCTATTGCGGCTAAGTACTCTGATTTTATAAGAGGAGGTCTTTGCCTCAATATTTCTAGAAAGATTAAAGCACCCGAAAGGGTGTTTTTTTATCAAATAAAAACGATAAATTCATTTTGTGACTCACTTCACAGTGCTGGCAATTTGTTACAACTATTAAAAGCCAACATATAATTTTGCTTCTACAATTGCTCAGTTTTTTCGAAGACTGGTTAGCGCAAGTAGGTTTTTACAATGGCTCATGCTCATCACGCAGCTCATGCATATGTTCAGCATATTAGATTGAGAAAAGAAGAAAGTGAAAGTTCTCAGGATGATCTAAAAACGAAGACAATGTTAAGCAAAGCATCTTCGGAGTCTAAAAAGCATCATCGATCAGCGTCTAAAAGACATAAATCGGACGATCAAAACATCGATTTACATAAGTTCTCAAGCAAACTTGAAAGTATGTCAGCAAGACATAGCAAAGAGAAATGCGCGAAAAATATTCGTATCGCTTTACAAGCCGCAGGCGCAGATGTATCTAAACATCCGGTAGCCGCATCTGACTGGGGGCATACTCTGGAAAAGAATGGCTATAAGAAAATTAAACCAGCGTTTAGTCGCCCTCAAGAAGGCGATATCTACATTATTGAGCGTACCAGTGGCCACACCTACGGGCATATTGCTGGTTATACAGGAAATGGCTGGTTCTCAGATTTCCGTCAAAAAACTTATGCCGTGTATAAAGAAAAAGACGTGAAGTATAGTTACTATCGCCTCGATTCTTAAGGTAGTACGACACACTTTGTCGGACTACTTTGTTATCGCTTTTCAAATTTAGGTTCAGGCACAGTAAAGCACTTGAAAAGTAAGGATGAAAACATCACATTAGGTATTCAGTATTAAGCCATGCATGCCAATAGTGAATCAAAACGCTCGTCCTCATATTGAAAAAATTTTAGCCCATATGACCCAGCTTCCAGGCGTTTATAAAATGCTCGGGAAAGATGGTGAATTGTTGTATGTCGGCAAAGCGAAAAACCTAAAAAATCGGGTGTCGAGTTATTTTGTTAAAACGATTGAGCATCCTAAAACTCAAGCTTTAGTTGCGCGAATTTATGATATTGAAACGCTCGTCACGCGTTCAGAAACGGAAGCGCTACTTTTAGAACAAAACTTAATTAAACAACATCGTCCGCCCTATAACATTATGTTGCGAGACGACAAGTCGTATGTCTATATCTTTGTGTCGGCCGATAAACCTTATCCACGAATAGCCAGTGGGCGTGGAAAGGGTAAACATCAAATTGGTAAATTCTTTGGGCCTTATCCAAGCGCTTATAGTGCGCGAGATACTTTACTGGTTTTACAAAAACTTTTTAATGTGCGCCAGTGTGAAAATAGTTACTTCTCACAGCGCAAACGTCCATGTTTGCAATATCAAATCAAGCGTTGTTCTGCGCCGTGTGTAGGTTTGGTCTCACCTGAAGATTATAAAGAAGATGTAAATAACAGTATTCGGTTCTTACAAGGTGACACGAAAGAACTGAATCAAGAGCTGATTGCAAAAATGGAGCAAGCAGCGGCAGAGCTTGAATTTGAAAAAGCAGTTTTTTATAGAGACAGATTATCTTTACTTCGTGAAGTACAAGCACAACAAGCTGTTTTTAAAGTGAAAGGTGAGGCTGATATTCTGGCGATTGCCTATCAGGCTGGCGTGACATGTGTACAGATTATGCATGTGCGTAATGGACGCATGCTCGGCGGAAAAAGTTATTTTCCCGATATGTTGGGTGATGACTTGGGTCAAATGCTAAGTGACTTTATGGCAAACTTTTACTTTCAGGTTGCCGATGAAGTACCAAACGAACTGATTGTAAATACAGCTTTGCCTGACCGTAAAGAGTTGGAAGAAGCGTTAGCACAACAGTTTGATAAAAAGGTTCAGATTAAGAGCAGTGTACGGGAAACACGTGCTGAATGGTTAGAGCTGGCTGAAATGAATGTTCAGCATGCGATTAAGGGGCAGCTAAGTAACCATTTAGAACTGAATGAACGTTTTCATCAGCTTGAGCAAGTGGTTGGACGCCCAGTCGATCGTATCGAATGTTTTGATATTAGTCATACCATGGGCGAAGCGCCAATCGCATCATGTGTGGTATTTGACCAAGGCGGCGCACGTAAACGCGATTACCGCCAGTTTGCCATTCAGGATATTACCGCTGGTGATGACTACGCTGCCATGCGACAGGCCTTAACTCGTCGTTATAAAAAGGCTATGCTGCCTGATTTGCTGCTCATTGACGGTGGTAAAGGTCAACTTCATATGGCAATGGAAGTAATGCAAGAGCTTGGTCTTGATGCTTTCATGATTGGTGTTTCAAAGGGTGAAGGGCGTAAACCGGGGCTGGAAACGCTTCATTTTACAGACGGCACAAAAATCCAGTTGCCTGAAGATAATAAGGCTCTACATTTGATTCAGCAGGTGCGTGATGAAGCTCACCGTTTTGCGATCACTAAACATCGTGCTAAGCGTGACAAACGCCGTAGCACTTCAGTTTTAGAGGCAATTCCGGGTCTAGGGCCAAAACGCCGCCGCGATTTATTGACACATTTTGGAGGTATTCAAGGCGTGTTAAAAGCATCGGAAAAAGAATTGACTGTGGTCCCGGGGCTAGGTGACGTCATGGCAAGAACGATTTATAAAATTCTACATGAGTAGACGGTGTCCAAAAAGTGACTGACAAAAGCGCTCGTTAATTAATAGCTGAATGATCATTCACATAACAGCCAAAATGATGAAAGATGGCACTTGGTCACGTATATGATTTAGGGAATTGAATGTCATTACTACAACTATTTGAAGATGTAAAACAACACGAAGAAATTGAAATTCCCGAAGGATGGTTACAGGGACGCACAGTGTTTGGAGGGCTTGTTGCCGGGTTGTTGATGCAAAAGGCATGTTCAAATATTCAAGATCCAGACAAGAGATTATTAAGTTGTAGTGTTACTTTTGTGGGGCCGGTACAGCAGGGTGCTGCTCGATTGACGATTGAGATTTTAAGAGAGGGGAAATCGGTCACTACGCTTGAAGCTCGGTTATGGCAAGATGGCGCAGTCCAAACCATTTTGGTTGCAAGTTTTGGGGTGTCTCGTACATCGAGTATTGATGTAAAACAAGAGCCAGTTGTTCCACTCTATGCACAGCCCGAAAATTTAAAGACGATACCTTTTTCGAAACATATGCCTGAATGCTTTCAGCATTTTGATGTCTGTTGGGCTGAGGGAAATTATCCGGTGACGGCAAGTGAACAACCAGACTTTGGGGGCTGGTCACGGTTCTCACCCCGGCAGTATGAAAATCGTCAAATGACAGTGCCTGATTTAGTTGTGCTTATGGATATTTGGCCGCCGGGTGTGTTGCCGATGTTTAAACAGGTAGCTCCTGCCAGTTCTTTGACGTGGCATATTACTTATGTGCATCCAATTCAGCACCAGTTATGTGATTGGTTTAAATATAAAGTTGTCACTGAGTATGCTGGTGAAGGTTATTCAACAGAATATGCCTATCTTTGGGATCAAAATGATCATTTAATTGCGATCTTGCGGCAAACTGTTACCGTATTTACCTAAGTAATCTACTTCCTCGATGTACATATTTCGTATAAAGTGACTGTTACAGATAGATACAATATTGAAGTATGTGTCTTTGTCTGTTAAAAGATGCGTGACGACTAAATTGGCGGTGTTTATGACCACAGGGCGAATCCTGAATATCCCAAATATCCTAACTTTGGCGCGTATAGCGCTTATTCCTGTATTTTTGGTGATTGCATATTGGCCGCCTGCAATAGGTATTGGTGAGCATGTAGGAAGTATGACTCGTCATATTATCTTGACTGCAATTTTTGTGCTGGCAGCCATAACCGATTGGTTCGATGGTTATTTAGCACGAACTTTAAATCAGACTTCAGCATTTGGCCGTTTCCTAGACCCAGTTGCAGATAAACTTATGGTGGCAGCCGCACTTATTGTATTAGTGCAGTGGAAACCTACCATTGCAATGGCTTTTGCAGCAATTGTAATTATTTCTCGAGAAATTACTGTTTCTGCTTTACGTGAGTGGATGGCAGAACTCGGCGCACGAACCAATGTGGCTGTGTCAACTGTAGGTAAATACAAAACAGCATTTCAAATGATTGCGATTAGTGTTTTTCTATTAAATTGGCAACCTTTAGAAATGCTGGCATATGCTTTGTTATATACCGCTGTTATTCTTACTTTGTGGTCAATGTTTATTTATTTAAAAGCAGCTTGGCCATATCTAAAGCAGCCATAAATCTAATTATGTTGATAAAAGCCTTTCCTCGATGAAAGGCTTTTTTATTGCAAAGTGCAAGAATCGGGTCGTCATCATGTCTTGGCTACTTTAAAGTAAGATTGAGTACTAAGGAGGTGACAGATGCAAATGCTTTCTTCTCGGCAATTTGCTGTGATTGCCACAATCATTGAATATTTATATGAACATCTAGACCAGCAGCCAAGTCTGGAAGATGTCGCTGTCTATATGAATTTAAGTCCGAGTTATATTCAACGGCAGTTTCAAGAATGGGTGGGTGTTAGCCCTAAAAAATTTGTGCAATATATGAGTTTGCAGCAGGCAAAATATTATTTGATGCAGCAACATAGTTTGTTGGACACTGCCTTAAATACTGGACTGTCAGGGACAGGTCGTTTACACGATTTGTTTATTCAACTTGAAGGTATGACCCCAGGTGAATATAAACAGCAAGGTGATGGCGTTATTCTTAATTACTCAGTTGAAACGAGCCCATTTGGTGACTTGTTGGTGGTGAGTAGTGACAAAGGAATTTGCTCTATTCGCTTTATCGATCATCGTGAGAATATTGAAGAAATCGTAAAACAACACTTTCCAAAAGCCCATTTAAAAAATAACTCACCAATTTGGCATCAACAAATTGCAGAGTGGTTTGAACAAGATTTTTCGGAACACTTACAACAAAAGCTTCCACTTAATCTTGCGGGGACTCCATTTCAGTTACAAGTATGGGAAGCGTTGCTGACGATTCCCGAAGGACAGTTACGAACCTATCAGGATATTGCCGAACAGATTGGCAAGCCAAAAGCAGTAAGAGCAGTGGCTACTGCAATTGGGCAAAACCCAATCGCGTATTTAATACCCTGTCATCGGGTCATTCGTGCAACGGGTATGGTCGGTGAATACCATTGGCAAAAAGGGCGTAAACTGGCATTGTTAGCTTGGGAGATGGCTAAGCAACAAGGTGAGATTGCATGACACTAGATTTATTTTCTCCGGAACCTTGTGCAAATCTGTTGCCGTATGAGGGCGAGGTGCAAGATTATGGCTGCATTTTAAGTGCTGAGGACGCTGAAAAATATTTTCACTATCTGTATAAGCATCTGGCATGGCGGCATGATGAAGCGAAGCTATACGGTCAGCATTTTATTACCCCACGAAAAGTCGCATGGTATGGGGATGAACATTATCGCTATAAATATTCTGGTGTATATCGTGATTCTTTGCCATGGGATAGAGCGCTTGCCAAGCTAAAACAACAGGTAGAAGAAATACTTTCAGAAAAATTTAATTCCTGTTTAGCAAATCTGTATGAAGATGGGACGCAAGGAATGGCTTGGCATAGTGATTCGGATGTATCTTTGGCAAAAACCACAACCATTGCTTCTTTAAGTTTCGGAGCTACCCGAAAATTTTCTTTTAGACATATTCAAACGAAAGAGAAAGTTGAACTCCTGTTACAACCGGGGCAGCTGATTGTGATGCGCGGTGAAACTCAGCAACATTGGCAACATCGATTAAATCGTTCAACAAAGATTTTACAACCGCGTATTAATCTAACTTTCCGTCAATTCAAGTTTTCATAAATTTTATAAAAATCGGGCAAGAAAAAAGCCCATGATGGCAACATGAGCTTATTCCTCTGAGGGAGAGCCTCCTATTGATGAGCTGCTGATAAAGAATCACCAATAGGCGCTAAAATCATAATATGAGAATATTAAGATATATTCAATGCTTTAAAGTGTAAGAAAACTTTAAATTATCAAAAATCTTGTTTTATATCTCGCCCTTTTCTGACAGTTCCATAAAGCGCTGCTCAATGAGCGTGGCATTTTCTTGCAGAATTTCGATGAGTTTTTCAATATTGAGAAAATCAAATCTGTTCTTTGATGCCACTAGCGTTAAGGCTAGAGGAACTTCTTTACTTGAAAAGCGAACGGGTACAGCAAGGCCTGAAACACTTGGGTCAATCTCACCTTGTGAGAAATAGAAGCCTTGTTTCTTTATTTTACGCATGCGTTGAATGAAACTTGGCTCATCTTCGGCAAAGCCAGATTGTTTTAATTCCTGATGAAAACGTTGATAGTAGTCATGGATGCGTTGTTTGCTTAAATGCGAAACCATCGTTTTTGGAGACGAACCAACATAAATAGGTCGTGGGCAGCCTCGGCCATATGACAGTAATTCGGTGTCTTTAAATATTTCATGATGTATGTCAATGCAATAATCATCATTTAAATAAGTGAGTAAACAGCAAAGTTCGGTACGCTCTACAATATTGCGCATAAATGGTGTGCTGATTTGGACTAGAGGGTCCGTTGTTCTAGATATATAGTCAAGAACTGCAATTTTTGAGCCTAAGGTATAATCGCCAGAAGTACCATTAATGCGTTTTAATAGGTCGGCTGATACGAGTTCTTTTAGATAACGGTAGCTAGTCGGTTTAGACAAGCCAAGTTCTTCGCAAATAATATCGACATTAATCACTGGACGTGAAACTGAAAATAGGTCCAGTACGGTTAAAATTTTGCCAAAACTTGAAATTGCCATAGTGTCTTGTTCGTATCCTTTAACAGCGAATCATCTTTGAGTTTTTATAACAGAAAAAAAGAAGGTTTGTCTCAATTCTAAAATAAATGCCTGATTTGAGTATTTTACTCTGACAAAGAGAAAACTTCTCTTAATCTATACATCATATACGATAATCAAAAAACATATCAAATTAT
This window of the Acinetobacter sp. XH1741 genome carries:
- a CDS encoding thioesterase family protein, whose protein sequence is MSLLQLFEDVKQHEEIEIPEGWLQGRTVFGGLVAGLLMQKACSNIQDPDKRLLSCSVTFVGPVQQGAARLTIEILREGKSVTTLEARLWQDGAVQTILVASFGVSRTSSIDVKQEPVVPLYAQPENLKTIPFSKHMPECFQHFDVCWAEGNYPVTASEQPDFGGWSRFSPRQYENRQMTVPDLVVLMDIWPPGVLPMFKQVAPASSLTWHITYVHPIQHQLCDWFKYKVVTEYAGEGYSTEYAYLWDQNDHLIAILRQTVTVFT
- the pgsA gene encoding CDP-diacylglycerol--glycerol-3-phosphate 3-phosphatidyltransferase; translation: MTTGRILNIPNILTLARIALIPVFLVIAYWPPAIGIGEHVGSMTRHIILTAIFVLAAITDWFDGYLARTLNQTSAFGRFLDPVADKLMVAAALIVLVQWKPTIAMAFAAIVIISREITVSALREWMAELGARTNVAVSTVGKYKTAFQMIAISVFLLNWQPLEMLAYALLYTAVILTLWSMFIYLKAAWPYLKQP
- a CDS encoding methylated-DNA--[protein]-cysteine S-methyltransferase is translated as MQMLSSRQFAVIATIIEYLYEHLDQQPSLEDVAVYMNLSPSYIQRQFQEWVGVSPKKFVQYMSLQQAKYYLMQQHSLLDTALNTGLSGTGRLHDLFIQLEGMTPGEYKQQGDGVILNYSVETSPFGDLLVVSSDKGICSIRFIDHRENIEEIVKQHFPKAHLKNNSPIWHQQIAEWFEQDFSEHLQQKLPLNLAGTPFQLQVWEALLTIPEGQLRTYQDIAEQIGKPKAVRAVATAIGQNPIAYLIPCHRVIRATGMVGEYHWQKGRKLALLAWEMAKQQGEIA
- a CDS encoding alpha-ketoglutarate-dependent dioxygenase AlkB gives rise to the protein MTLDLFSPEPCANLLPYEGEVQDYGCILSAEDAEKYFHYLYKHLAWRHDEAKLYGQHFITPRKVAWYGDEHYRYKYSGVYRDSLPWDRALAKLKQQVEEILSEKFNSCLANLYEDGTQGMAWHSDSDVSLAKTTTIASLSFGATRKFSFRHIQTKEKVELLLQPGQLIVMRGETQQHWQHRLNRSTKILQPRINLTFRQFKFS
- a CDS encoding IclR family transcriptional regulator C-terminal domain-containing protein, whose protein sequence is MAISSFGKILTVLDLFSVSRPVINVDIICEELGLSKPTSYRYLKELVSADLLKRINGTSGDYTLGSKIAVLDYISRTTDPLVQISTPFMRNIVERTELCCLLTYLNDDYCIDIHHEIFKDTELLSYGRGCPRPIYVGSSPKTMVSHLSKQRIHDYYQRFHQELKQSGFAEDEPSFIQRMRKIKKQGFYFSQGEIDPSVSGLAVPVRFSSKEVPLALTLVASKNRFDFLNIEKLIEILQENATLIEQRFMELSEKGEI